A genomic region of Dunckerocampus dactyliophorus isolate RoL2022-P2 chromosome 10, RoL_Ddac_1.1, whole genome shotgun sequence contains the following coding sequences:
- the LOC129188797 gene encoding cytochrome b-c1 complex subunit 6, mitochondrial, protein MVYEEKMITNGEPEDEEEEEEEEEMVDPLETMRQKCAETEHCVHTQARLEQCETRVNSRSATEEDCTEELFDFLHARDHCVAHKLFHSVK, encoded by the exons ATGGTTTACGAAGAAAAAATGATCACGAACGGGGAACCTGAGGAT gaagaagaagaagaggaggaagaagaaatgGTG GACCCCCTTGAGACAATGCGACAGAAATGTGCCGAGACAGAACACTGTGTGCACACTCAGGCACGCCTGGAGCAGTGCGAGACCCGAGTCAACTCTCGCTCCGCCACGGAGGAGGATtgcaccgaggagctttttgacttTCTCCATGCTAGGGACCACTGT GTGGCACACAAGCTTTTCCATTCAGTGAAATGA
- the LOC129188806 gene encoding fatty-acid amide hydrolase 1, translated as METVKLFLQGLEVDICCGSVAVLTGSACLAGVLVWLARAVDGRRTAESKIQKARMLREDSVLRAEQAVLHYKQSHPKMDSSLILSLSLAELTNKLQGGLLAPEDVLYSYIEKSLRVDKKLNCCTAFLLESIDQLKDLDHNERGLLYGVPVSIKENIAYKNYDSSCGLLINVDHPAERNSVIVEVLKRQGAIPFVKTNVPQGLLSYDCSNVIYGQTVNPHNLKKTSGGSSGGEGALIGGGGSMLGIGSDIGGSIRVPAAFCGFCALKPTAGRLSSRGMTTVCRGQKSVLSTPGPMAKDVDSLALCMQALLNDHMFALDPTVPPVYFNVQMYKSSKPLRIGYMESDGITQPTPSMIRSMREVKALLEQAGHTLVPYTPLKLKYAYELISKGIFADGATNLLQKLKGGPLDPTLKLQMKPFYLPIWLKKILSILLKPLSPRGSFLLGNITGVGSVLELWKQHTAVEEYIHDTIAEWRKCNIDVLLCPIFGPAFNFMYCSRLNFPIFYTAIYNLLNFPAGVVPVSTVTAEDEEELRHYKGLFQDHWDKLFRQAVSGGQGLPMAVQCVALPWQDELCLRFMKEVEELVKQSRK; from the exons ATGGAGACGGTCAAACTCTTCCTCCAAGGACTGGAGGTGGACATTTGCTGCGGGTCAGTGGCTGTTCTCACCGGTTCCGCTTGTCTTGCCGGGGTTCTGGTGTGGCTGGCCCGGGCAGTTGACGGCCGTCGAACCGCTGAGAGCAAGATCCAGAAGGCCAGGATGCTGAGAGAGGACAGTGTTCTGCGAGCTGAACAGGCTGTACTTCATTACAAGCAGTCG CATCCCAAGATGGACTCCTCTCTCATTTTGTCACTTTCTCTGGCTGAGCTGACAAATAAACTTCAGGGCGGCCTGCTGGCACCTGAAGATGTCTTGTACTCCTACATAGAAAAG TCTCTCAGGGTAGACAAAAAGCTGAACTGCTGCACCGCATTTCTGCTGGAGAGCATTGACCAGCTGAAAGATCTAGACCACAATGAGCGTGGTCTCCTGTACGGCGTTCCAGTTAGCATCAAGGAAAACATTGCATACAAG AACTATGACTCCAGCTGTGGTCTGCTCATCAACGTGGACCATCCAGCCGAGAGGAACTCTGTGATTGTGGAAGTGCTGAAGCGACAAGGCGCTATTCCCTTCGTGAAAACAAATGTCCCCCAAGGCCTGTTAAG TTACGATTGCAGCAACGTCATCTATGGACAGACTGTGAACCCCCACAACCTTAAGAAGACCAGTGGGGGTTCATCCGGTGGGGAGGGGGCTCTCATCGGTGGAGGTGGCTCCATGCTTGGCATAGGCAGTGACATCGGGGGAAGCATCCGAGTCCCTGCTGCATTCTGTGGGTTCTGTGCCTTGAAGCCAACAGCGGGTCGGCTAAG CTCGCGTGGTATGACCACTGTTTGCCGTGGGCAAAAGTCAG TGCTGAGTACACCCGGGCCCATGGCCAAGGATGTGGACAGCCTGGCACTGTGTATGCAGGCACTGCTCAATGACCACATGTTTGCCCTGGACCCCACTGTTCCACCTGTCTACTTTAATGTGCAG ATGTATAAGAGCTCCAAACCTCTGAGGATCGGCTACATGGAAAGTGACGGAATCACGCAGCCGACGCCAAGCATGATCCGAAGCATGAGGGAAGTCAAAGCTCTGCTTGAGCAGGCGGGACACACT CTAGTGCCATACACTCCTTTGAAGTTGAAGTATGCCTATGAGCTCATCTCAAAGGGCATCTTTGCAGATGGAGCCAccaacctgctgcaaaaact GAAGGGTGGGCCTCTTGACCCCACCTTGAAATTACAAATGAAGCCTTTCTATTTGCCTATCTGGCTAAAGAAGATCCTCTCCATCCTGTTGAAACCTCTG TCTCCTCGTGGTTCATTTCTTCTGGGAAACATCACCGGAGTCGG ATCTGTTCTCGAACTGTGGAAGCAGCACACAGCTGTGGAG GAGTACATTCACGACACAATAGCAGAGTGGAGAAAGTGCAACATAGATGTACTGCTCTGCCCGATATTTGGACCCGCTTTCAACTTCATGTACTGCAGCAGGCTTAACT TTCCTATTTTTTACACGGCTATCTACAATCTGCTCAACTTTCCTGCTGGCGTTGTTCCTGTTTCTACGGTGACAgcggaggatgaggaggagctgCGCCATTATAAAGGCTTGTTTCAGGACCACTGGGACAAGCTTTTCCGACAG GCGGTGTCAGGGGGCCAGGGTCTTCCCATGGCGGTGCAGTGTGTCGCCCTCCCGTGGCAGGATGAGCTATGCCTGCGCTTCATGAAGGAGGTGGAGGAGCTTGTTAAACAAAGCAGGAAGTAA